In the Mycolicibacter sp. MU0102 genome, one interval contains:
- a CDS encoding TetR/AcrR family transcriptional regulator produces the protein MSNPEEEPVWKQRAVERSIKTARLRAAQRVQRFLDAAQAIIIEKGSTDFTVQEVVERSRQSLRSFYLQFNGKHELLLALFEDALVRTSDQIRAATEGQAKPLEQLKVAIELLFELSRPDPSAKRPLFTDFAPRLLVSHPTEVRVAFTPLLTLLTELMEAADAAGELRKGVNARRMAAMIMQTVMFVAQSSADSDDPAAHPITADEVWDFCAHGLAK, from the coding sequence GTGAGTAACCCGGAAGAAGAGCCCGTCTGGAAGCAGCGGGCGGTCGAGCGGTCGATCAAGACCGCCCGGTTGCGGGCCGCCCAGCGCGTTCAACGCTTCCTGGACGCAGCCCAAGCCATCATCATCGAAAAGGGCAGCACCGACTTCACCGTCCAAGAGGTCGTCGAGCGCTCCCGGCAGTCGCTGCGCAGCTTCTACCTGCAGTTCAACGGCAAGCACGAGCTGCTGCTGGCCCTCTTCGAAGACGCCCTGGTGCGCACATCCGACCAGATCCGTGCCGCCACTGAGGGCCAGGCCAAGCCGCTCGAGCAGCTGAAAGTGGCGATCGAGCTGCTCTTCGAGCTGTCTCGACCGGACCCCTCCGCCAAGCGACCGCTGTTCACCGATTTCGCGCCGCGCCTGCTGGTCTCCCACCCCACCGAAGTGCGGGTGGCCTTCACGCCGCTGTTGACGCTGCTCACCGAACTGATGGAAGCCGCCGACGCGGCCGGCGAGCTGCGCAAGGGCGTCAACGCCCGGCGTATGGCGGCCATGATCATGCAGACCGTCATGTTCGTGGCGCAGTCCAGTGCCGACTCCGACGACCCGGCGGCCCACCCGATCACCGCCGATGAGGTCTGGGACTTCTGCGCCCACGGCCTCGCCAAGTAG
- a CDS encoding enoyl-CoA hydratase — protein sequence MYIDYEVADRIATITLNRPDAANAQNTELLDELDAAWTRAADDDDVAVIVLRANGKHFSAGHDLKGGGPVPDKITLEFIYKHECKRYLEYTLRWRNVPKPSIAAVQGRCISGGLMLCWPCDLIIAADDAQFSDPVVLMGIGGVEYHGHTWELGPRKAKEMLFTGRAMTAQEAEQTGMVNRVVPREQLDAETRQLAEHIATMPSFALRQAKRAVNQTLDVQGFHSAIQSAFDIHETGHGNALSVCGWPILVNLDEMKSQVK from the coding sequence ATGTACATCGACTACGAGGTCGCCGATCGGATCGCGACGATCACCCTGAACCGGCCCGACGCCGCCAACGCCCAGAACACCGAGCTGCTCGACGAGCTCGACGCGGCCTGGACGCGCGCCGCCGACGACGATGACGTCGCCGTCATCGTGTTGCGCGCCAACGGCAAGCACTTCTCGGCCGGTCACGACCTCAAGGGCGGCGGCCCGGTGCCGGACAAGATCACGCTGGAGTTCATCTACAAACACGAGTGCAAGCGCTACCTGGAATACACGCTGCGGTGGCGCAATGTGCCCAAGCCGTCGATCGCCGCGGTGCAGGGCCGCTGCATCTCGGGCGGGCTGATGCTGTGCTGGCCGTGCGATCTGATCATCGCCGCCGACGACGCGCAGTTCTCCGACCCGGTGGTGCTGATGGGCATCGGCGGCGTCGAATACCACGGGCACACCTGGGAACTGGGGCCACGCAAAGCCAAAGAGATGCTGTTCACCGGTCGGGCCATGACCGCGCAGGAAGCCGAGCAGACCGGCATGGTCAACCGGGTGGTTCCGCGTGAGCAGCTGGACGCCGAGACCCGCCAGCTCGCCGAGCACATCGCCACCATGCCCTCGTTCGCCCTGCGCCAGGCCAAACGCGCGGTCAACCAGACACTCGACGTGCAGGGTTTTCATTCGGCGATCCAGTCCGCGTTCGACATCCACGAAACCGGTCACGGCAACGCGCTGTCGGTGTGCGGATGGCCGATTCTGGTGAACCTGGACGAGATGAAGTCTCAGGTCAAATAG
- a CDS encoding cytochrome P450 codes for MAEKTTEPVRLPPVAPIPKPLAALLFLTARKTAMRALGKRYGGAFSLRLPIVGHAVVLSDPVLVKSLFTTHSDLVGRPGNLGAVLGPGSTFSLNGAPHLRRRKLLVPPFHGKRMSGYESIVEEEVLREIAAWPQGREFATQPSMMRITLNVILRAVFGAQGAEFDELREVLPTLVELGSRLAVLPPRARRDYGRLSPGGRFHDYRRRYDALIAKLIDTARNSPDFAERTDVLSLLLTARYDDGQPISDVHIADELLTLLAAGHETTATTLAWAVERLRRHPDVLNRLVAEVDSGGSDLLQAVIWEVQRTRSVVEGTGRITRTRIKLGPWVIPENHAVVVAFRLVHFAEGNFVDPEVFDPDRFVGNPPDTALWIPYGGGVNRCVGAAFANMEMLVTLRTLLRHYELVPTTAKGERHHSRGVTTAAGRGGLAVVHRRETGWPVVADLTAAGNAAGV; via the coding sequence GTGGCCGAGAAGACGACCGAGCCGGTGCGGCTGCCGCCGGTAGCGCCGATCCCGAAGCCGCTGGCGGCACTGCTGTTTCTGACCGCTCGCAAGACTGCGATGCGGGCATTGGGGAAGCGCTACGGTGGCGCGTTCTCGCTGCGGCTGCCGATCGTCGGACATGCGGTGGTGCTCAGCGATCCGGTGTTGGTCAAAAGCCTGTTCACCACCCATAGCGACCTGGTAGGTCGACCCGGCAATCTGGGGGCGGTCCTGGGGCCGGGTTCGACCTTCAGCCTGAACGGTGCCCCGCATCTGCGGCGCCGCAAACTGTTGGTGCCGCCGTTTCACGGCAAACGGATGAGCGGATACGAATCCATCGTCGAAGAGGAGGTGCTGCGCGAAATCGCAGCGTGGCCGCAAGGCCGCGAGTTCGCCACCCAACCGTCGATGATGCGCATCACGCTCAACGTGATCCTGCGTGCCGTATTCGGGGCTCAAGGAGCAGAATTCGACGAACTGCGCGAAGTGCTCCCAACACTGGTGGAGTTGGGCTCCCGGCTGGCGGTGCTGCCACCGCGGGCGCGACGCGATTATGGCCGACTGAGCCCGGGCGGGCGCTTCCACGACTATCGCCGACGCTACGACGCATTGATCGCGAAACTGATCGACACCGCGCGCAACTCGCCCGACTTTGCCGAACGAACCGACGTGCTGTCCCTGCTGTTGACGGCCCGCTACGACGACGGGCAGCCGATCAGTGACGTGCACATCGCCGATGAGTTGCTGACGTTGCTGGCTGCCGGTCACGAGACGACGGCGACCACGCTGGCGTGGGCGGTGGAACGACTCCGCCGCCATCCGGACGTCTTGAATCGTTTGGTCGCCGAAGTCGATTCCGGCGGCTCGGACCTGCTCCAGGCGGTGATTTGGGAAGTGCAGCGGACCCGATCTGTCGTCGAGGGGACCGGGCGCATCACTCGTACGCGGATCAAACTGGGCCCGTGGGTCATTCCGGAGAACCACGCGGTGGTGGTGGCTTTCCGGTTGGTGCACTTCGCCGAGGGCAACTTCGTCGACCCCGAGGTCTTCGATCCGGATCGGTTCGTCGGCAATCCGCCCGACACGGCACTGTGGATCCCCTACGGCGGCGGGGTGAACCGTTGCGTGGGTGCCGCGTTCGCCAACATGGAGATGCTGGTCACGCTACGTACGCTCTTGCGCCACTACGAACTCGTTCCGACCACGGCCAAGGGGGAGCGTCACCACTCCCGAGGTGTCACTACCGCCGCGGGACGCGGGGGTCTGGCGGTGGTGCACCGGCGCGAAACCGGCTGGCCGGTGGTCGCCGACCTCACCGCAGCTGGGAACGCAGCTGGCGTTTGA
- a CDS encoding AMP-binding protein: protein MNLFTVLHQAATRFGERGAVYHGERRLHTWSELADRARRLGTSLRRVAGAGARIAIASENRPELLELMFATWAAGCVVVPLNYKLHPREMAQIIDDAGAALVFASPKLAPGLTSALAGAVGAPVEIIGGATYLDRFAGPPIAEVNPDPSRLAWLFYTSGTTGRSKGAMLTHRNLMAMTLAHLADLDDPDADCSLIHGAPMSHGSGLYIAPYVLRGARQVVPASGSFDATEFLDLCGHHRGATAFLAPTMVSRLVAAGRGRPANLRTIVYGGGPMYLGDLKRAMTAFGPVFAQLYGQGEAPMTITGLSRADHLGDDAILGSVGWPRTGVEVAVLRDDGTPAPAGEVGEIVCRGDVVMAGYWNNPDATAEAIRDGWLFTGDKGSFDLRGCLTLRDRSKDVVISGGSNIYPREVEEALLSHPGVSEAGVVGAPDPEWGEIVVAFIVGDASVAELDSHLLERIARFKRPKRYEFVDALPKNSYGKVLKRQLRSQLR, encoded by the coding sequence GTGAACCTGTTCACGGTGCTGCATCAGGCCGCGACCCGGTTCGGCGAGCGGGGCGCGGTGTATCACGGCGAGCGCCGGCTGCACACCTGGAGCGAGCTGGCCGATCGCGCACGGCGGCTGGGGACGTCGCTGCGTCGGGTGGCGGGAGCCGGCGCCCGGATCGCGATCGCCAGCGAGAACCGGCCGGAGCTCCTCGAGCTGATGTTCGCCACCTGGGCGGCCGGTTGCGTTGTGGTTCCGCTCAATTACAAGCTGCACCCGCGGGAAATGGCACAGATCATCGACGATGCCGGTGCCGCACTGGTCTTCGCGTCCCCGAAACTGGCCCCAGGGCTGACCTCTGCGCTGGCCGGGGCCGTTGGCGCACCCGTCGAGATCATCGGCGGCGCCACATATCTGGACCGGTTTGCCGGCCCTCCCATTGCAGAGGTCAACCCGGATCCGTCCCGGCTGGCGTGGCTGTTCTACACCAGCGGCACCACCGGGCGCTCCAAGGGCGCCATGCTCACCCACCGCAACCTGATGGCGATGACGCTGGCGCATCTGGCCGACCTGGATGACCCCGACGCTGACTGCAGCCTGATCCACGGCGCGCCGATGTCGCACGGATCAGGGCTCTACATCGCGCCCTACGTACTGCGCGGAGCCCGCCAAGTGGTACCGGCATCGGGCTCGTTCGACGCGACCGAATTCCTCGACCTGTGTGGGCATCATCGCGGCGCCACCGCCTTTCTGGCGCCGACGATGGTCAGCCGATTGGTAGCCGCCGGCCGCGGACGCCCGGCCAACCTGCGCACCATCGTCTACGGCGGCGGGCCGATGTATCTCGGGGACTTGAAGCGGGCGATGACCGCGTTCGGTCCGGTGTTCGCCCAGCTCTACGGCCAGGGCGAAGCCCCGATGACGATCACCGGCCTCAGCCGCGCCGACCACCTGGGCGACGACGCGATCCTGGGCTCAGTCGGCTGGCCGCGAACCGGCGTCGAGGTCGCGGTTCTGCGCGACGACGGCACCCCCGCACCCGCCGGCGAAGTCGGCGAGATCGTCTGTCGCGGCGACGTCGTCATGGCCGGTTACTGGAACAATCCGGACGCCACCGCCGAGGCCATCCGGGACGGCTGGCTGTTCACCGGTGACAAAGGTTCGTTCGACCTCCGCGGGTGTCTCACCCTGCGCGACCGCTCGAAGGATGTGGTGATCAGCGGTGGCAGCAACATTTACCCCCGTGAAGTCGAGGAGGCACTGTTGAGCCATCCCGGCGTGAGCGAGGCCGGCGTGGTGGGAGCCCCCGACCCCGAGTGGGGCGAGATCGTGGTCGCGTTCATCGTGGGCGACGCCTCGGTTGCCGAGTTGGACAGTCACCTGCTGGAACGTATCGCGCGCTTCAAGCGCCCCAAGCGCTACGAGTTCGTCGACGCGCTACCGAAGAACAGCTACGGCAAGGTGCTCAAACGCCAGCTGCGTTCCCAGCTGCGGTGA
- a CDS encoding SDR family NAD(P)-dependent oxidoreductase: MQVAIVTGASSGIGFGCAAKLAEAGMAVLATGRDTERLAGLTAELQESGVEPDRIATVAVDLTTTQAPQQIIEAALSRWGRVDYLINNAGIGSPKPLHETDDEALDHFLNLMLRAPFRLARDVLPHLQPGSAIINITSTFAVVGGLRGGAYSAAKGGLTALTTHIACQYGAQGIRCNAVAPGVTVTPMVQQRLSDNRFRKLNAEMTPSPRLGRVDDIAGTVAFLCSEAGSFINGQTIVVDGGWSSTKYLSDFGLDSDWVQR, from the coding sequence ATGCAGGTGGCGATCGTGACCGGGGCCAGCAGTGGTATCGGGTTCGGCTGCGCGGCAAAACTTGCCGAGGCCGGGATGGCGGTGCTGGCAACCGGCCGCGACACCGAACGTCTGGCCGGTTTGACGGCGGAGCTACAGGAATCCGGAGTCGAGCCCGACCGAATCGCCACCGTGGCCGTCGACCTGACCACGACGCAGGCGCCACAGCAGATCATCGAGGCCGCGCTGTCCCGGTGGGGCCGGGTGGACTACCTGATCAACAACGCCGGTATCGGCAGCCCCAAACCGCTGCACGAGACCGACGACGAGGCCCTGGACCATTTCCTGAATCTGATGCTGCGGGCGCCGTTCCGGCTGGCACGCGACGTGCTGCCGCACCTGCAGCCCGGATCGGCGATCATCAACATCACCTCCACCTTCGCCGTGGTGGGCGGGCTACGCGGTGGGGCGTACTCGGCGGCCAAAGGCGGACTGACCGCGCTGACCACCCACATCGCCTGCCAGTACGGCGCCCAGGGCATCCGCTGTAACGCGGTGGCCCCCGGAGTCACCGTGACCCCGATGGTGCAGCAACGCCTGTCCGACAACCGGTTCCGCAAGCTCAACGCCGAGATGACGCCGTCTCCGCGACTGGGCCGGGTGGACGACATCGCGGGCACCGTGGCGTTCCTGTGCTCGGAGGCCGGCTCCTTCATCAACGGCCAGACCATCGTCGTCGACGGGGGTTGGAGCTCGACCAAATACCTGTCCGACTTCGGCCTCGACTCCGACTGGGTGCAGCGGTGA
- a CDS encoding AMP-binding protein: MTTLADTLQEAAEQTPDRVVVIDGNTRLTCRELHTAATALAGAMLARMAPGSVVSFMLPNWHEAAAVYLAATQAGMVINPILPSLRDAELTFILADSSTRMLFVPERFRGHDYAAMLTRVTADLADPPEVVVVRGSSTGHTDYRTLLHSARQPVALPTVDADAARMLLYTSGTTGHPKGVLHSHNSINALICQLGRHWMIEPGDRFLVPSPIAHIGGSIYAFEVPLLLGTTAVLMDTWNPDAAVALMLAEHCTHVAGATPFLAQLLAAARDAGTRLPDLKLFICGGASVPASLIRDAAGYFHTAVVTRVYGSSEVPVSTVGSLGARDLAHAAETDGRPGIADIKLVPHPGAPPGEGEIYVRGPQMLLGYQHRDDELDCFDEQGYFATGDLGRWVDEDYLLVTGRLKDVIIRNGENISAREVEDILIGHPQIAEVAVVGIPDARTGERACAVIVPAGQTPPGVAELRAMLAEHGVALFKTPEQVLIWDALPKNAAGKVVKQQIRAELSHAEVGE; encoded by the coding sequence GTGACCACCCTGGCCGACACCCTGCAGGAGGCGGCCGAGCAGACGCCGGACCGCGTCGTGGTGATCGACGGCAACACCCGGTTGACCTGCCGGGAGCTGCACACTGCGGCGACGGCGCTGGCCGGCGCGATGCTCGCGCGGATGGCCCCCGGCAGTGTGGTGTCATTCATGCTGCCGAACTGGCATGAGGCCGCCGCGGTGTATCTGGCCGCGACACAGGCCGGGATGGTGATCAACCCGATCCTGCCGTCGCTGCGCGATGCGGAACTGACCTTCATCCTGGCCGACTCGAGCACCCGAATGCTGTTCGTGCCCGAACGGTTCCGCGGCCACGACTACGCGGCGATGCTGACCCGGGTGACCGCGGACCTTGCCGATCCGCCCGAAGTGGTGGTGGTACGTGGGTCCTCGACCGGGCACACCGACTACCGCACCCTGCTGCACAGCGCCCGCCAACCCGTCGCGCTGCCGACCGTGGATGCCGATGCGGCCCGAATGCTGCTGTACACCTCCGGTACCACCGGACATCCCAAAGGTGTTCTGCACAGTCATAATTCGATCAACGCCTTGATCTGCCAGCTGGGCCGGCACTGGATGATCGAGCCCGGCGATCGTTTCCTGGTCCCGTCCCCCATCGCCCACATCGGCGGATCGATCTACGCGTTCGAAGTCCCCTTACTGCTGGGCACCACCGCCGTGCTGATGGACACCTGGAATCCCGATGCCGCGGTAGCGCTCATGCTCGCCGAGCACTGCACCCATGTCGCGGGAGCGACGCCGTTTCTGGCCCAGTTGCTCGCCGCCGCACGCGATGCCGGTACCCGCTTGCCCGATCTCAAGCTCTTCATCTGCGGCGGTGCCTCGGTCCCGGCATCATTGATCCGCGACGCGGCGGGCTATTTTCACACCGCCGTCGTCACCCGCGTGTACGGGTCCAGCGAGGTTCCGGTCAGCACGGTGGGATCGTTGGGCGCCCGCGACCTTGCCCACGCCGCGGAGACCGACGGTCGACCCGGGATCGCCGACATCAAGCTGGTCCCTCACCCCGGCGCTCCGCCCGGCGAGGGAGAGATCTACGTCCGTGGCCCGCAGATGCTGCTGGGCTACCAGCACCGCGACGACGAGCTCGACTGCTTCGATGAGCAGGGCTACTTCGCGACCGGCGATCTCGGCCGGTGGGTCGATGAGGACTACCTGCTCGTCACCGGGCGGCTCAAGGACGTGATCATTCGCAACGGCGAGAACATCTCCGCGCGCGAGGTGGAGGACATCCTGATCGGTCATCCGCAGATCGCTGAGGTCGCGGTGGTCGGGATACCCGATGCCCGTACCGGTGAGCGTGCCTGCGCGGTGATCGTGCCGGCCGGCCAGACCCCTCCGGGTGTCGCCGAGCTGCGCGCCATGCTGGCCGAACACGGTGTCGCGCTGTTCAAAACCCCTGAGCAGGTGCTGATCTGGGATGCGCTGCCCAAGAACGCCGCCGGCAAAGTGGTCAAGCAGCAGATCCGGGCAGAGCTGTCCCACGCAGAGGTAGGTGAGTAG
- a CDS encoding GntR family transcriptional regulator translates to MTDHRYLKVARTLRKEIADGVYPIGSQLPTEHELCERFNVSRYTVREALRRLREDNLVVSRPRAGTVVIPRAATNCYAQDVVSIDDLVAFAAGARFEIDSNAMVTLDADVAARTGLPVGTEWLTVRGNRRTQGHAAPICRTEYYINRAFAGVGRLLQRHSGPIFPLIEDVFGVSVVEVRQHIRAVIITPELSTALAVEPGTAGLQMQRSYTTSEGEIAQVTVNTHAGDDYRYSMTLHRVPGPSGP, encoded by the coding sequence GTGACCGACCACCGCTATCTCAAGGTCGCGCGGACGCTGCGCAAGGAGATCGCCGACGGGGTCTATCCGATCGGTTCGCAGCTGCCCACCGAACATGAACTGTGCGAACGGTTCAATGTCAGCCGCTACACGGTCCGCGAGGCGCTGCGACGACTGCGCGAGGACAACCTCGTCGTCTCCCGGCCCCGCGCGGGGACCGTGGTGATCCCCCGCGCCGCGACCAACTGCTACGCCCAAGACGTGGTCTCGATCGATGACCTGGTGGCCTTCGCGGCCGGTGCACGGTTCGAGATCGACTCCAACGCCATGGTCACCCTCGACGCGGATGTCGCCGCACGCACCGGCCTGCCGGTGGGCACCGAATGGCTGACCGTGCGCGGCAACCGCCGCACTCAGGGGCATGCCGCGCCGATCTGTCGGACCGAGTACTACATCAACCGGGCGTTCGCCGGAGTCGGCCGGCTGCTGCAGCGCCACTCCGGCCCGATCTTCCCCTTGATCGAGGACGTGTTCGGGGTCAGCGTCGTCGAAGTCCGCCAGCACATCCGGGCAGTGATCATCACCCCCGAACTCAGCACTGCCCTGGCCGTCGAGCCTGGCACCGCCGGGCTACAGATGCAGCGCAGCTACACCACCTCCGAAGGTGAGATCGCCCAGGTGACGGTGAATACCCATGCCGGCGATGACTATCGGTATTCGATGACGCTGCATCGGGTGCCCGGACCGAGCGGCCCGTGA
- a CDS encoding SMP-30/gluconolactonase/LRE family protein, which yields MTASPPLPRELAGTPAAAPGWRLERITEPSRLFGANGLRTGPDGRVYIAQVTGSQISALDVTTGELAVVSARGGDVVAPDDVAFDASGTLYATEVMDARVSALDASGRSRVLRDDLPCANGITVHHDRLFVGECREGGRLMELDRATGGRRILAENLPSPNAMEVGPDGLLYFPVMTANEIWRIDPFATDAAPQRVAGDLGVPDSVKFDADGFIVSTQAASGQVLRIDPRTGRSTVLAQLHPGLDNCTFVDGRLFVSNFTGEITEIAGAGKTSTMLPGGLNWPLDLTIDEAGALFVADGTYFYAVGAGGRLETLGMLFSPGYPGFVRGVAAVGPGEFVVTTSGGQVARYVPAQSSSEVLADGFDQLYGVAVGPAGIAVTEFGTGRVLGVRAGAVEVLARDLAGPVGIAVAQDAEAGTYLVAESGAGRVLRISGSGAAPVVDGLVRPQGIALADRTLYVVDAGTRQVLAVDLDTGTRQVIAEGLPIGPPPGVTPKPLNGMPPFSGPQGPFAGIARGRDGTLFISADGDGSVLALHPVGS from the coding sequence ATGACTGCCTCCCCGCCACTCCCTCGCGAGCTGGCCGGCACCCCCGCCGCGGCACCCGGCTGGCGGCTGGAACGGATCACCGAACCGAGCCGGCTGTTCGGCGCCAACGGGCTGCGCACCGGACCGGACGGGCGGGTCTACATCGCGCAGGTAACCGGCAGTCAGATCAGCGCACTGGACGTGACCACCGGCGAGTTGGCGGTCGTCAGCGCGCGCGGCGGCGACGTCGTCGCCCCCGACGATGTCGCCTTCGATGCCAGCGGCACCTTGTACGCCACCGAGGTGATGGACGCCCGGGTCAGTGCGCTCGACGCCTCCGGCCGCAGCCGTGTCCTGCGCGACGACCTGCCCTGCGCCAACGGCATCACCGTGCACCACGACCGGCTGTTCGTCGGCGAATGCCGCGAGGGCGGGCGCCTGATGGAACTCGACCGGGCCACCGGCGGCAGGCGCATCCTGGCCGAGAACCTGCCGTCGCCCAACGCCATGGAGGTAGGGCCTGACGGCCTGCTGTACTTCCCGGTGATGACCGCCAACGAGATCTGGCGCATCGATCCCTTCGCCACCGATGCCGCCCCGCAGCGGGTGGCGGGCGATCTGGGCGTACCGGATTCGGTGAAGTTCGACGCCGACGGTTTCATCGTGTCCACCCAAGCCGCTAGCGGACAGGTGCTGCGCATCGATCCACGCACCGGCAGGTCCACCGTGCTGGCGCAGTTGCATCCCGGACTGGACAACTGCACTTTCGTCGACGGGCGGCTGTTCGTCTCCAACTTCACCGGCGAGATCACCGAGATCGCCGGCGCCGGCAAGACATCCACGATGTTGCCGGGCGGGCTGAACTGGCCGCTGGACCTCACCATCGATGAGGCCGGCGCCCTGTTTGTCGCCGACGGCACCTACTTCTATGCCGTCGGTGCGGGCGGGCGGCTGGAAACGCTCGGCATGCTATTCAGCCCCGGCTATCCCGGATTCGTGCGGGGCGTGGCCGCGGTCGGGCCCGGCGAGTTCGTCGTCACCACCTCCGGCGGGCAGGTCGCCCGCTATGTGCCGGCGCAGTCATCCAGTGAGGTGCTCGCCGACGGTTTCGACCAGCTCTACGGGGTGGCGGTGGGACCCGCCGGTATCGCGGTCACCGAGTTCGGCACCGGCCGGGTATTGGGGGTGCGCGCCGGTGCGGTGGAAGTGTTGGCCCGCGACCTAGCCGGCCCGGTCGGGATCGCGGTCGCCCAGGACGCCGAAGCCGGGACCTACCTGGTGGCCGAATCCGGCGCGGGCCGGGTGCTGCGCATCAGCGGCTCGGGGGCGGCGCCGGTAGTCGACGGACTTGTTCGGCCGCAAGGGATTGCACTGGCAGACCGCACGCTCTACGTCGTGGACGCCGGAACCCGCCAAGTGCTCGCCGTCGACCTCGACACCGGTACACGGCAGGTGATCGCCGAGGGGCTCCCGATCGGGCCGCCACCGGGCGTGACACCTAAACCGCTCAATGGAATGCCGCCGTTCTCCGGCCCCCAAGGCCCGTTCGCCGGCATCGCGCGCGGTCGTGACGGCACCCTGTTCATCTCGGCCGACGGCGACGGCAGCGTGCTGGCACTGCACCCGGTCGGCTCGTGA
- a CDS encoding CaiB/BaiF CoA transferase family protein, with protein sequence MSGVRVVDLTTMVMGPYCTQIMADMGADVIKVEPPEGDATRYISAGPAPDMSGVFVNVNRGKRSVVLDLRTVAGRTAITALIGRADVFIHSMRAKAMAKLGLGYAEVAALNPGIVYTNCYGYGRRGPAADRPAYDDTIQAECGLPAVQEQLTGRADYVGTIMADKIAGLTALYATMMALFHRERTGQGQEVEVAMFETMASFMLVEHANGAMFDPPLGPAVYPRTVAPNRRPYATSDGQIAALIYNDKHWNAFIGAVQPPWSCEQYATLAQRARQIDTIYGLVAQTMKERTTAQWLALFEELEIPAAPLNSPGALFDDAHLNAVGLFETVNTPHGPVRFPGVPTWLSRTPGRVAGAAPELGAHTAAVFAELGLEQGTA encoded by the coding sequence CTGAGCGGGGTTCGAGTGGTCGATCTGACGACCATGGTGATGGGCCCGTACTGCACGCAGATCATGGCCGACATGGGTGCCGACGTCATCAAGGTCGAGCCTCCGGAGGGCGACGCGACCCGCTACATCTCGGCCGGTCCCGCACCCGACATGAGCGGGGTGTTCGTCAACGTCAACCGGGGCAAACGCAGCGTCGTGCTGGATCTGCGCACCGTGGCCGGACGGACCGCGATCACCGCACTGATCGGCCGGGCCGACGTATTCATTCACTCGATGCGGGCCAAGGCGATGGCCAAACTGGGCCTGGGCTACGCCGAGGTGGCCGCGCTCAACCCGGGGATCGTCTACACCAACTGCTATGGCTACGGGCGCCGCGGCCCGGCCGCCGACCGCCCCGCCTACGACGACACCATTCAGGCCGAGTGCGGGCTGCCCGCGGTGCAAGAGCAGCTCACCGGCCGGGCCGACTACGTCGGCACCATCATGGCAGACAAGATCGCCGGACTGACCGCCCTGTACGCCACGATGATGGCGCTGTTCCACCGGGAACGAACCGGACAGGGCCAAGAAGTCGAAGTCGCCATGTTCGAGACCATGGCCTCGTTCATGCTCGTCGAGCACGCCAACGGTGCGATGTTCGACCCGCCGCTGGGCCCGGCCGTCTACCCGCGCACGGTGGCGCCTAACCGGCGGCCCTATGCCACCAGCGACGGCCAGATCGCCGCGCTGATCTATAACGACAAACACTGGAACGCCTTCATCGGTGCGGTGCAGCCGCCCTGGTCCTGCGAGCAGTACGCCACCTTGGCGCAGCGGGCCCGGCAGATCGACACCATCTACGGGCTGGTGGCGCAGACCATGAAAGAGCGCACCACCGCCCAGTGGTTGGCGCTGTTCGAAGAGCTGGAAATCCCAGCGGCCCCGTTGAACTCGCCCGGGGCGTTGTTCGACGATGCACACCTCAACGCCGTGGGTCTGTTCGAAACCGTGAACACCCCCCATGGCCCGGTCCGTTTCCCCGGGGTGCCCACCTGGCTGTCGCGGACCCCCGGCCGGGTCGCCGGCGCGGCCCCGGAACTCGGCGCGCACACCGCGGCGGTCTTCGCCGAACTCGGACTCGAGCAGGGCACCGCATGA